One Trichomycterus rosablanca isolate fTriRos1 chromosome 12, fTriRos1.hap1, whole genome shotgun sequence DNA window includes the following coding sequences:
- the LOC134323950 gene encoding NAD-dependent malic enzyme, mitochondrial-like: MVILGQGNNAYIFPGVALAVILSGVRHISDTVFLEAAKILAEQLTDEELNQNQGHLYPPLSNIREVSLQMAVRIRFVFIHTHNVVEFLYSKGMAFRYPEPLDKEAYVRSIVWNTEYDSFLPDIYERAGVSHSPIVE, encoded by the exons ATGGTGATTCTGGGACAGGGGAACAATGCTTACATATTCCCAG gtgtggcTCTGGCAGTAATTCTGAGTGGTGTTAGACACATCAGTGATACGGTGTTCCTCGAGGCTGCTAAG atctTAGCAGAGCAGTTGACGGATGAggaactgaatcagaatcagggtCATCTCTATCCTCCTCTTTCCAACATTAGGGAGGTTTCTTTACAGATGGCTGTGAGGATAAGATTTgtgtttatacatacacacaat gtggtggagttTCTGTACAGTAAAGGAATGGCATTTCGGTACCCAGAGCCACTGGATAAGGAGGCGTATGTGAGATCCATTGTGTGGAACACGGAGTACGATTCCTTCCTCCCAGACATCTACGAACGGGCTGGAGTGTCCCATAGTCCTATAGTGGAGTAA